In Phreatobacter aquaticus, a single genomic region encodes these proteins:
- the odhB gene encoding 2-oxoglutarate dehydrogenase complex dihydrolipoyllysine-residue succinyltransferase, producing MATEIRVPTLGESVTEATVAKWFKKPGEAVTKDEPLLELETDKVTLEVNAPASGTLAEIVADSGTTVGVSALLGQISEGGAAAAPAPKAEAPKAAAPAPVAAAAAPVAAKAASADNGPAVARMAAESGVSPAAVAGSGKDGRVTKGDMLGAIAAGISAPAPAAAAPAARAASTAADAPREERVKMTRLRQTIARRLKDAQNTAAMLTTFNEVDMGQLMALRAQYKDLFEKKHGTKLGFMGFFVRACVQALKDIPAVNAEIDGTDLIYKNFCHVGVAVGTDKGLVVPVVRDADQMGIAQIEKTIADFGKRARDGKLSIDEMQGGTFTISNGGVYGSLMSTPILNAPQSGILGMHKIQDRPMVVGGKIEIRPMMYLALSYDHRIVDGKEAVTFLVRVKESLEDPARLVMDL from the coding sequence ATGGCCACCGAAATCCGCGTTCCGACGCTCGGCGAATCCGTCACCGAGGCGACCGTCGCCAAGTGGTTCAAGAAGCCCGGCGAGGCCGTGACCAAGGACGAGCCGCTGCTTGAGCTCGAAACCGACAAGGTGACGCTGGAAGTGAACGCGCCGGCCTCCGGCACGCTCGCCGAGATCGTCGCCGATTCCGGCACGACGGTCGGCGTCTCGGCGCTGCTCGGCCAGATTTCGGAAGGCGGTGCGGCCGCGGCTCCCGCGCCCAAGGCGGAAGCCCCGAAGGCTGCGGCCCCTGCCCCGGTCGCCGCTGCGGCGGCCCCCGTCGCAGCCAAGGCCGCCAGCGCCGACAATGGCCCGGCGGTGGCCCGCATGGCCGCTGAATCCGGCGTGAGCCCGGCAGCTGTCGCCGGCTCCGGCAAGGATGGCCGCGTGACCAAGGGCGACATGCTCGGCGCGATCGCTGCCGGCATCTCGGCTCCGGCCCCCGCAGCAGCAGCCCCTGCCGCCCGCGCGGCCTCGACCGCCGCCGACGCGCCGCGCGAAGAGCGCGTGAAGATGACCCGGCTGCGCCAGACCATCGCGCGCCGCCTGAAGGATGCCCAGAACACGGCGGCCATGCTGACGACCTTCAACGAGGTCGACATGGGCCAGCTGATGGCGCTGCGCGCCCAGTACAAGGACCTGTTCGAGAAGAAGCACGGCACCAAGCTCGGCTTCATGGGCTTCTTCGTGCGGGCCTGCGTGCAGGCGCTGAAGGACATCCCGGCGGTGAACGCCGAGATCGACGGCACCGATCTCATCTACAAGAACTTCTGCCATGTCGGCGTCGCTGTCGGCACCGACAAGGGCCTCGTCGTGCCGGTGGTGCGCGATGCCGACCAGATGGGCATCGCCCAGATCGAGAAGACCATTGCCGATTTCGGCAAGCGCGCCCGCGACGGCAAGCTGTCGATCGACGAGATGCAGGGCGGCACGTTCACCATCTCGAATGGCGGCGTCTATGGCTCGCTGATGTCGACGCCGATCCTCAACGCGCCGCAGTCGGGCATTCTCGGCATGCACAAGATCCAGGATCGTCCGATGGTGGTCGGCGGCAAGATCGAGATCCGCCCGATGATGTATCTGGCGCTCTCCTACGATCACCGGATCGTCGACGGCAAGGAAGCCGTGACCTTCCTGGTGCGCGTCAAGGAAAGCCTGGAAGATCCGGCCCGCCTCGTGATGGATCTCTGA